Proteins from one Suncus etruscus isolate mSunEtr1 chromosome 3, mSunEtr1.pri.cur, whole genome shotgun sequence genomic window:
- the TMEM144 gene encoding transmembrane protein 144: MNNNGTNLATGFISSSVAVILFGSNFVPLKKYDTGDGMFLQWILCAAIWLVACVINLILHCPKFWPFAMVGGCIWATGNIAVVPIIKTIGLGLGILIWGSFNTLTGWASSRFGWFGMDAEEVSNSLLNYIGAVLSVVSAFVFLFIKSEVLGAASFTETTPLMTEHVINTTQESCSGPTYSWVDKLSKTQQRIVGCSLAVISGILYGCTFVPVIYIKDHSKINDSIYAGASQSDVDYVFAHFSGIFLTSTVYFLVYCVAMKNHPKLYPEAVLPGFLSGILWGIATFCSFIANHSLSPVISFPIITAGPGFIAALWGVFMFKEIKGLRNYLLMLFAFCIILTGMLCTAFSKL; this comes from the exons ATGAACAACAATGGAACAAACCTAGCCACTGGTTTCATCTCCTCTTCTGTAGCTGTCATTTTGTTTGGTTCAAATTTTGTACCACTAAAAAAATATGACACTGGTGATG gaatgtttcttCAGTGGATCCTGTGTGCTGCCATCTGGCTGGTTGCCTGTGTGATTAATCTTATATTGCATTGTCCTAAGTTTTGGCCTTTTGCAATGGTAGGGGGCTGTATTTGGGCAACAG GAAACATTGCTGTTGTCCCAATTATCAAAACGATTGGTTTAGGCCTTGGAATCTTAATCTGGGGATCATTTAACACCTTAACCGGCTGGGCAAGTTCAAG ATTTGGCTGGTTTGGAATGGATGCAGAAGAAGTATCAAACTCATTGCTTAATTACATTGGAGCTGTGCTTTCAGTAGTAAG TGCCTTCGTATTTTTGTTCATCAAAAGTGAAGTATTAGGTGCTGCCTCTTTCACAGAAACCACACCATTAATGACAGAACAT GTCATCAATACAACTCAAGAATCATGTTCTGGCCCTACTTACTCCTGGGTGGATAAACTTTCTAAGACACAACAACGCATTGT gGGCTGTAGTCTTGCAGTGATATCTGGAATTCTCTATGGATGTACGTTTGTGCCAGTCATTTATATCAAGGATCACAGCAAAATAAATGATAGTATATATGCAGGGGCAAGCCAGTCTG ATGTAGATTATGTTTTTGCACACTTCAGTGGCATCTTTCTTACAAGTACAGTCTATTTTCTGGTCTACTGTGTAGCCATGAAAAATCATCCTAAATTATATCCTGAAGCAGTCTTGCCAG GATTCCTATCCGGCATCCTTTGGGGAATAGCTACCTTCTGCTCTTTCATAGCTAATCACTCCCTCAGTCCTGTGATCAGTTTTCCCATCATCACTGCT gGCCCAGGATTTATAGCTGCATTGTGGGGTGTCTTTATGTTCAAGGAAATAAAG